Proteins encoded in a region of the Prochlorococcus marinus CUG1416 genome:
- a CDS encoding DUF2996 domain-containing protein encodes MEENLEPNNEVINENRTNSNNNLASRVDKKNDNDPTVNTNSNLKKELPIEKKPFQEFINIHLIPSLVEEINQRGLEINNINLKNTNRPIAGDKCWVINCEIKETCSFWLSFDKEDISSLKSISLSKPNQKPSIIESFLIDEKRITLKLIISRVLQRLNGQKLLGVN; translated from the coding sequence ATGGAAGAAAATTTAGAACCAAATAATGAAGTTATCAATGAAAATCGTACTAACTCAAATAATAATCTTGCTTCTAGAGTTGATAAAAAAAATGATAATGATCCAACAGTTAATACTAATTCTAATCTCAAAAAAGAACTCCCCATAGAAAAAAAGCCATTCCAAGAGTTTATTAATATTCATTTAATTCCTTCTTTAGTAGAAGAAATTAATCAAAGAGGATTAGAAATAAACAATATTAATCTCAAAAACACCAATAGACCAATTGCTGGAGATAAATGCTGGGTAATAAATTGCGAAATAAAGGAAACTTGCAGCTTTTGGCTATCATTCGATAAAGAGGACATAAGTTCATTAAAAAGTATTTCTTTATCCAAACCAAATCAAAAACCTAGCATAATCGAATCATTTCTTATTGACGAGAAAAGAATAACCCTTAAATTAATAATTTCAAGAGTTCTACAGAGATTAAACGGGCAAAAACTTTTAGGAGTAAATTGA
- a CDS encoding HAD-IA family hydrolase yields the protein MNTNLEGVYWDLDGTIANTELEAHLPAFNLAFKDFGLNWNWETNKYIQLLRINGGKNRIAYYSKSNDDNLSDELIIKIHEKKQFHYLEIIKKNCVNFKTGVFRLINELHKKKIRQFIVTSSSRRQVDLIVEYLFNGINPFEFIIASEDVELKKPHPLPYLKAVQLSGIKKNNSIVFEDSNPGLISSLAANLPTIFVPSNIPIVLEENIKLDCILDSLGDENNVANVIKGPKLKTPYVDHSFLSEYLKTFSNAKN from the coding sequence GTGAATACTAATCTCGAGGGTGTTTATTGGGATTTAGATGGTACTATCGCAAATACAGAATTAGAAGCTCATTTACCTGCTTTTAATCTAGCTTTTAAGGACTTTGGTTTAAATTGGAATTGGGAAACTAATAAATACATCCAGCTTTTGAGAATTAACGGAGGCAAAAATAGAATTGCCTACTATTCTAAATCAAACGATGATAATTTATCAGATGAATTAATTATCAAAATCCATGAAAAGAAACAGTTTCACTATTTAGAAATTATAAAAAAAAATTGCGTTAACTTTAAAACTGGAGTTTTTAGATTAATAAATGAATTACATAAAAAAAAAATAAGGCAATTTATTGTAACTTCAAGCTCTAGAAGGCAAGTGGATTTAATTGTTGAATATCTATTTAATGGTATAAATCCATTTGAGTTTATTATCGCAAGTGAGGACGTTGAATTAAAGAAACCACATCCTTTACCTTATTTAAAGGCAGTTCAATTAAGTGGTATTAAAAAAAATAACTCAATAGTTTTCGAAGACTCTAATCCAGGCTTAATTTCTTCTTTAGCAGCTAACCTGCCGACAATATTTGTTCCTTCTAATATCCCAATAGTTCTTGAGGAAAATATTAAATTAGATTGTATTTTAGACAGTCTAGGTGATGAGAACAATGTGGCAAATGTAATTAAAGGTCCTAAACTTAAAACACCATATGTTGACCATAGCTTTCTAAGTGAATATTTAAAGACTTTTAGCAATGCAAAAAACTAA
- a CDS encoding RNB domain-containing ribonuclease codes for MFTTSSIIDNLNQSEGVEYKKLCRSLKLTKISDKNKLNIALKALEKLEIINKNKDDEYTFIKDSNHIVAKIRCSSKGYCFAVREKSKEDIYIKENLLNNASNGDKVLVRIIKEGFRRRSPEGIVDCILERTNQILLSKVEIIKNDVYAIPIDDRILFKIRLPKENKKYIYKPENKNIVKVAIDRFPIGQEEGLGHVIKELQLNSNEEFDTDFVLSKSNINKLNNNNLIESKKIEKRQRIDLSDKNSYLFKSWDSDNSPMLPMIQIEQGKDRTSRLWLHSNSIAERVELNSKKSLEIFFNGFESLPLLNNWQNYLSEAIRNPSEFNLGEKNEAISLCMHLNSDNEITEWSFHLTLVKCSLIVGSDLTEALLSRKSKTRITSRLLKPIKEHIKDLDKILEISTSFRKSHLMEGKVEIPTQLNKIKSIDEFFIHNPSEYSKGYFEPLKKDDCQTYLAPILNEANIIWFKHSNKYGLKSAGYISSDLDYINVNEIIKYSEFIGNDIELNEDGNLTFSQIIKLCDDNSKKRILHKLLINEFKENEIRLLSKKSDDDDESEKLFISPWTMPGYDFTNLLNQYCIFNMIINGKKSKKSNINDINIMESNSWESVNWDIFNSSMSKNIDTLFNKFVIDKLKEYKNKVNQYKSNMISIKKVREAEKLLGNTYGGFIFSVQSYGFFVDIYELNVEGLVHVSTLNNDWYEYRSRQNLLIGRKSKKSYKVGDEIEVKIIKVDILKYQIDLELI; via the coding sequence ATGTTCACAACATCTTCAATAATTGATAATTTAAATCAGTCAGAAGGGGTGGAATATAAGAAATTATGCAGATCATTAAAATTAACAAAAATATCGGATAAAAATAAACTAAATATAGCTCTAAAAGCTCTTGAAAAATTAGAAATAATAAACAAAAACAAAGATGATGAATATACTTTCATAAAAGATAGTAATCACATTGTCGCTAAAATAAGGTGTAGTAGCAAAGGTTATTGCTTTGCAGTAAGAGAAAAAAGCAAAGAAGATATCTATATTAAAGAAAATCTCCTAAATAATGCATCGAATGGAGATAAAGTTTTAGTAAGGATAATAAAAGAGGGATTCAGAAGAAGATCACCGGAGGGAATAGTTGATTGTATTCTTGAAAGAACAAATCAGATACTTCTTTCTAAAGTTGAAATAATAAAAAATGATGTATATGCCATTCCTATCGATGATAGGATACTTTTTAAAATAAGACTTCCAAAAGAGAATAAAAAATATATCTACAAACCAGAAAATAAAAATATAGTTAAAGTTGCGATTGATAGATTTCCCATAGGTCAAGAGGAAGGTTTAGGCCATGTGATAAAAGAACTACAGCTTAATAGTAATGAGGAATTCGATACAGATTTTGTTTTGTCTAAAAGCAATATCAATAAATTAAACAATAATAATCTTATCGAATCAAAAAAAATAGAAAAAAGGCAAAGAATCGACTTATCAGATAAAAACTCTTATTTGTTTAAAAGTTGGGATTCTGATAATTCACCTATGCTCCCTATGATTCAAATAGAACAAGGAAAAGATAGAACTTCTAGATTATGGTTACATTCAAATAGTATTGCAGAAAGAGTAGAACTAAATAGTAAAAAGTCCCTAGAAATATTCTTTAACGGCTTTGAGTCATTACCTTTATTGAATAATTGGCAAAACTACCTTAGTGAAGCAATAAGAAATCCATCTGAATTTAATTTAGGAGAAAAGAATGAAGCCATAAGTCTTTGTATGCATTTGAATAGTGATAATGAAATTACTGAGTGGTCATTTCACCTTACTTTAGTAAAATGCTCTTTGATTGTTGGAAGTGACCTCACTGAAGCTCTTCTATCTAGAAAAAGTAAAACTAGAATCACCTCGAGATTATTAAAACCCATAAAGGAACATATTAAAGATTTAGATAAAATATTAGAAATTTCAACATCATTTAGAAAATCACATCTCATGGAGGGTAAAGTTGAAATTCCTACCCAACTTAATAAAATAAAATCAATAGATGAATTTTTTATCCATAACCCAAGTGAATATTCTAAAGGATATTTTGAGCCTTTAAAAAAAGATGATTGCCAAACATATCTAGCCCCAATCCTAAATGAAGCTAATATAATATGGTTCAAACATTCAAATAAATACGGATTAAAGAGTGCTGGATACATATCAAGTGATTTGGATTACATAAATGTAAATGAAATCATCAAATATTCAGAGTTTATAGGCAATGATATAGAGCTAAATGAAGATGGTAATTTAACATTTAGTCAAATAATTAAATTATGCGATGATAATAGTAAAAAAAGAATATTACATAAACTGTTAATTAATGAATTTAAGGAAAATGAAATACGCCTACTTTCTAAAAAATCAGATGATGATGATGAATCAGAAAAACTATTTATTTCTCCCTGGACAATGCCAGGATATGACTTCACGAATCTTTTGAATCAGTACTGTATTTTTAATATGATAATAAATGGGAAGAAATCGAAGAAAAGTAACATAAATGATATAAATATAATGGAGAGTAATTCATGGGAGTCTGTAAATTGGGATATATTTAATTCATCAATGTCAAAGAATATAGATACACTATTTAATAAATTTGTAATAGATAAACTTAAGGAATATAAAAACAAAGTCAACCAATATAAATCTAATATGATAAGTATAAAAAAAGTAAGAGAAGCAGAAAAATTATTAGGTAATACTTATGGTGGGTTTATCTTTTCAGTTCAAAGTTATGGTTTTTTTGTAGATATATATGAATTAAATGTAGAAGGTTTAGTCCATGTCAGTACTCTTAATAATGATTGGTATGAATATAGATCAAGACAAAATTTATTGATTGGAAGAAAATCTAAGAAATCATATAAAGTTGGAGATGAAATAGAAGTAAAAATTATAAAAGTAGATATTCTTAAATATCAAATTGATTTAGAATTAATATAA
- the acsF gene encoding magnesium-protoporphyrin IX monomethyl ester (oxidative) cyclase, protein MSQSTIESKNKKEVNNGKAPAKETILSPRFYTTDFEAMENMDLSINEEELEAICEEFRKDYNRHHFVRNSEFEGAAEKLDPETRELFVDFLEGSCTSEFSGFLLYKELSKRIKDKNPLLAECFAHMARDEARHAGFLNKSMSDFGLQLDLGFLTANKDYTYFPPRSIFYATYLSEKIGYWRYIAIYRHLEKNPDSKIFPLFNYFENWCQDENRHGDFFDALMRAQPRTVKSLSQKITIGGSTFTHPLFDYFHRFRYFLNNLPLTSKLWSRFFLLAVFATMYARDLGIKKDFYSSLGLDARDYDQYVINKTNETSARVFPVVLDVYDKSFYERLDKIVENNKVLSDIANSDGNKISKTLKKLPTYLSNGYQLLRLYLLKPLDSKDFQPEIR, encoded by the coding sequence ATGTCTCAATCAACTATTGAATCTAAAAATAAAAAAGAAGTAAATAATGGAAAGGCACCAGCAAAGGAAACAATTTTGTCTCCAAGGTTCTACACAACAGACTTTGAGGCAATGGAAAATATGGATTTATCAATAAATGAGGAGGAACTGGAAGCTATATGTGAGGAGTTTAGGAAAGACTACAATAGGCATCATTTTGTAAGAAATAGTGAATTTGAAGGAGCTGCAGAAAAACTAGATCCTGAGACAAGAGAACTTTTTGTTGATTTTCTTGAAGGAAGTTGTACTTCAGAGTTTTCCGGCTTTTTACTTTATAAGGAGCTTAGCAAGAGGATTAAAGACAAAAACCCTCTTCTTGCTGAATGTTTTGCTCATATGGCTAGAGACGAAGCTAGACATGCAGGTTTCTTGAATAAATCAATGAGTGACTTTGGATTACAGTTAGATTTAGGTTTTTTAACCGCCAATAAAGATTACACTTATTTCCCACCAAGAAGTATTTTTTACGCTACTTATTTATCAGAAAAAATAGGCTATTGGAGATACATCGCAATTTATAGACATCTTGAAAAGAATCCAGATAGCAAGATTTTTCCTCTCTTTAATTACTTTGAAAATTGGTGTCAAGATGAAAATAGACATGGTGACTTCTTTGACGCACTAATGAGAGCACAACCACGTACTGTTAAATCTTTAAGTCAAAAAATTACCATTGGTGGCTCTACCTTTACACATCCACTCTTTGACTATTTCCATAGATTTAGATACTTTTTGAACAATCTTCCATTAACATCAAAGTTATGGTCAAGGTTTTTTCTACTTGCTGTATTCGCAACTATGTATGCAAGGGATTTAGGAATCAAAAAAGATTTTTACAGCTCTTTAGGTTTAGATGCTAGAGATTACGACCAGTACGTTATTAATAAAACAAATGAAACTTCTGCTAGAGTTTTCCCTGTAGTATTAGATGTATATGATAAATCTTTTTATGAAAGATTAGATAAAATAGTTGAAAATAATAAGGTCCTTTCTGATATTGCTAACAGCGATGGAAATAAAATATCCAAAACTTTAAAGAAATTACCTACCTATTTATCAAACGGTTACCAGCTATTAAGACTATACTTATTAAAACCTCTAGATAGCAAAGATTTCCAACCTGAGATTAGATAA
- a CDS encoding YkgJ family cysteine cluster protein, whose protein sequence is MKSWTCIENCGACCKFDLNERSDLADKLNKEDIALINSMTAKDGWCKNLDRDNKKCLIYETRPHFCRVNEFSVSFKGFLKFGDKFLIDCCKQHISSNYGYKSKEMKNFNIAVSRK, encoded by the coding sequence ATGAAATCATGGACATGTATAGAAAATTGTGGAGCTTGTTGTAAATTCGACTTAAACGAAAGAAGCGACTTGGCTGACAAACTTAACAAAGAAGATATCGCTTTGATAAATTCAATGACAGCTAAAGACGGTTGGTGTAAAAATCTGGACAGAGATAATAAAAAATGCTTAATTTATGAAACAAGACCTCACTTTTGCCGAGTAAATGAATTCTCAGTTTCATTTAAAGGATTTTTAAAATTTGGTGATAAATTTCTTATAGATTGTTGCAAACAACATATTTCATCAAATTATGGATACAAAAGTAAAGAAATGAAAAATTTTAATATCGCAGTTTCACGAAAATGA
- a CDS encoding TMEM165/GDT1 family protein: protein MNSKLDKKENNVEKSFLSIFITTFTTIFIAELGDKTQIATLMLSAESGKPIIVFLGSSLALISSSVVGVLIGKWLSKKISPSKFALFTGALMIIISVFLAYDTFKIYI, encoded by the coding sequence ATGAATAGTAAATTAGATAAAAAAGAAAATAATGTAGAAAAAAGCTTCTTATCGATATTCATAACAACCTTTACAACAATTTTTATTGCAGAACTTGGCGATAAAACCCAGATAGCCACACTAATGCTTTCTGCTGAATCTGGTAAGCCAATAATTGTTTTTCTTGGAAGTTCTCTAGCTTTGATAAGCTCTAGTGTAGTTGGAGTCCTAATTGGAAAATGGTTATCAAAAAAAATATCTCCAAGCAAATTTGCTTTATTTACAGGAGCTTTAATGATAATTATTAGTGTATTTTTAGCCTATGATACTTTCAAAATTTATATATAA
- the rpmF gene encoding 50S ribosomal protein L32 has translation MAVPKKKKSKSKRNHRHAVWKGKAALAAQKAISLGKSVLTGKAQGFVYPIEEEEEEE, from the coding sequence ATGGCTGTACCAAAGAAGAAAAAATCAAAAAGCAAAAGGAATCATAGACATGCTGTTTGGAAAGGAAAAGCAGCATTAGCAGCTCAGAAAGCTATATCATTAGGTAAATCAGTATTAACTGGGAAAGCTCAAGGATTTGTTTATCCTATTGAAGAAGAAGAAGAAGAAGAATAG
- a CDS encoding TldD/PmbA family protein, whose protein sequence is MLSSQIKSNEIEFGSCNKDLLEEIIIYGMGLGADFVEIFIENTDNSSVLAEEDYITSVSPSFGRGAGIRIFKDKRDGFVSTNDLSKHGLMKSVSQAIEMLDITDKNNREVFNGLNKHRDYSLSKKTWIDEVPSIHEISEKLLVSTKSLKKNNKIITRKGSYSRNLQEVIIASSDGTYASDIRLHQTVGLNVMASDAQYRSNGSRRFGSSGMPNEFRFWDHEKAANDVFESSMNMLYADYVEAGQMPVVLANKFGGVIFHEACGHLLETTQIERGTTPFENKLNEKIAHESVTAIDEGISEGSFGSLSVDDEGMEPEKSVLIKNGILKKFISDRAGELRTGHKRTGSGRRQNYSFAAASRMRNTYIAKGEYSKEDLINSISDGLYCKSMGGGSVGATGQFNFAVEEGYLIKNGKLTKPVKGATLIGEAKEVMPKISMCGNDLELAPGFCGSISGSVNVTVGQPHIKVDSITVGGR, encoded by the coding sequence ATGCTTTCGTCACAAATCAAATCAAATGAAATCGAATTTGGTAGTTGCAATAAAGATTTATTAGAAGAAATTATTATCTATGGAATGGGACTTGGAGCTGATTTTGTAGAAATATTTATAGAAAATACAGACAATTCAAGTGTACTTGCTGAAGAGGATTACATTACAAGTGTAAGTCCATCATTTGGAAGAGGTGCTGGTATTCGAATCTTCAAAGACAAAAGGGACGGATTTGTAAGTACTAATGATTTATCAAAACATGGCTTGATGAAATCAGTATCTCAAGCTATTGAGATGCTTGATATAACTGACAAAAACAACAGAGAAGTCTTTAACGGCCTAAATAAACATAGAGATTATAGTTTATCCAAGAAAACATGGATTGATGAAGTTCCATCAATTCATGAGATAAGTGAAAAACTATTAGTCAGTACAAAGTCTCTTAAAAAAAATAACAAAATAATAACTAGAAAAGGAAGTTACTCTAGAAATCTTCAGGAAGTAATCATAGCCTCCAGCGATGGGACCTATGCTTCCGATATTAGGTTGCATCAAACAGTTGGTCTTAACGTAATGGCTAGTGATGCTCAATATAGATCTAATGGGAGTAGAAGATTTGGATCATCAGGAATGCCTAATGAATTTAGATTCTGGGATCATGAAAAAGCAGCAAATGATGTATTTGAAAGTTCAATGAATATGTTGTATGCGGATTATGTTGAGGCTGGACAAATGCCTGTTGTATTAGCTAATAAATTTGGTGGCGTTATATTTCATGAAGCATGTGGACATTTGCTTGAAACTACACAAATAGAGAGAGGTACAACACCATTCGAGAATAAGTTGAATGAAAAAATTGCGCATGAATCAGTTACAGCAATAGATGAAGGCATATCAGAAGGATCCTTTGGTTCATTATCAGTAGATGATGAAGGTATGGAACCGGAGAAATCAGTTCTTATAAAAAATGGAATTTTAAAAAAGTTTATATCCGACAGGGCAGGTGAATTACGAACTGGCCATAAAAGAACAGGGAGTGGAAGAAGGCAAAATTATTCTTTTGCAGCAGCTTCAAGAATGAGAAATACTTATATAGCTAAAGGTGAGTACTCTAAAGAAGATTTAATAAATAGTATTAGTGATGGTCTTTACTGCAAATCAATGGGTGGAGGCAGTGTAGGTGCTACAGGACAATTTAATTTTGCGGTAGAAGAAGGATATCTAATTAAAAATGGAAAATTAACTAAGCCAGTAAAGGGAGCAACTTTGATTGGTGAGGCTAAAGAAGTTATGCCAAAAATATCAATGTGCGGAAATGATCTTGAATTAGCGCCTGGATTCTGTGGATCCATTAGTGGAAGTGTCAATGTAACTGTTGGCCAACCTCATATTAAGGTTGATTCAATCACGGTTGGTGGAAGATAG
- the ftsH gene encoding ATP-dependent zinc metalloprotease FtsH, producing the protein MFRSKFSYSNSKSSYSDLLEDIDSGNIESIFFYPRQREIDVLYKNGDKFKIPILYNDQLILEKATENKVELTINNSRKESSAANSFASISLFLILVLAIVLIIRSTSKLASRAFGFSKNQAKFVTIDDVDTRFDDVAGVPEAAEELKEVITFLKEPKKFENLGAKVPKGVLLIGPPGTGKTLLAKAIAGESGVPFLSIAASEFVELFVGVGASRVRDLFAKAKEKSPCIIFIDEIDSIGRQRGSGIGGGNDEREQTLNQLLTELDGFADNSGIIVLAATNRPDILDAALLRPGRFDRKIEVMLPDLDGRKKILAVHSLSKPLSSKVDLGYWASRTIGFSGADLANLMNESAIHCARDKSKFISDIHIEGSLDKITIGLRSTLITSSNMKKIIAYNEVGRAIVSAVRNGIASVDKITILPRSGSLGGYTKICPNEDVISSGLISKKLLFSKIEIALAGRAAEIIVFGESEITQCSINDISYATNIVREMVTKYGFSILGPISMESDNNEMLMGEGFFKRKPLIAEYTSSRIDNEIIKISKMSLNNSIEILHKNRVLLDKLVDILLNLETIDKQVFKLTTSKLLKV; encoded by the coding sequence GTGTTTAGATCAAAATTCTCATATTCAAATTCTAAATCAAGTTATTCGGATCTTCTAGAAGATATAGACTCGGGAAACATAGAATCAATATTTTTCTATCCTAGGCAGAGAGAAATTGATGTTCTTTACAAAAATGGTGATAAATTTAAAATACCTATACTTTATAACGATCAATTAATCCTTGAAAAGGCTACTGAAAATAAAGTAGAACTAACTATCAACAATAGTAGAAAAGAATCTTCAGCTGCTAATTCATTTGCTTCAATCAGTCTTTTCCTGATTCTTGTATTAGCCATAGTTTTAATCATTAGGAGTACATCAAAACTAGCTTCAAGAGCCTTTGGTTTTAGCAAAAATCAGGCTAAATTTGTAACTATTGATGATGTAGATACGAGATTCGATGATGTGGCTGGTGTCCCTGAAGCCGCTGAGGAATTAAAAGAGGTTATAACTTTTTTGAAGGAACCAAAAAAGTTTGAAAATCTTGGAGCTAAAGTGCCAAAAGGAGTTCTCTTGATTGGACCACCTGGAACAGGTAAAACATTATTGGCTAAAGCAATTGCCGGAGAATCAGGAGTGCCGTTTCTCTCAATAGCTGCATCAGAGTTTGTTGAACTATTTGTTGGTGTTGGGGCAAGCCGAGTCAGAGATCTATTTGCTAAGGCGAAGGAAAAATCTCCTTGTATAATATTTATTGATGAAATTGATTCTATTGGAAGGCAAAGAGGTTCTGGGATAGGAGGTGGAAATGATGAAAGAGAGCAAACTCTCAATCAGCTTTTAACTGAATTAGATGGTTTTGCTGATAATTCAGGGATTATTGTTTTAGCAGCAACAAATAGACCAGATATTTTAGATGCAGCATTATTAAGACCAGGAAGATTTGATAGAAAAATAGAAGTAATGCTTCCGGATTTAGATGGAAGAAAAAAAATTCTTGCAGTTCACTCTCTTTCAAAGCCACTCTCAAGCAAAGTTGACTTAGGATATTGGGCTTCAAGAACAATTGGATTTTCTGGAGCAGATCTGGCCAATTTGATGAACGAGAGTGCTATTCACTGTGCAAGAGATAAATCTAAATTTATTAGTGATATTCATATAGAAGGTTCTCTAGATAAAATTACCATTGGCCTTAGAAGTACATTAATAACTTCTTCTAATATGAAAAAAATAATTGCTTATAACGAAGTAGGCAGAGCAATTGTATCTGCTGTGAGAAATGGAATTGCATCAGTTGATAAAATTACAATTTTACCTAGATCTGGATCTTTAGGAGGATATACAAAGATATGCCCAAATGAAGATGTAATTTCTAGTGGCTTGATTTCAAAAAAATTATTATTTTCCAAAATTGAAATTGCTCTTGCAGGAAGAGCTGCAGAAATTATAGTTTTTGGCGAAAGCGAAATTACACAATGCTCCATAAACGATATTTCTTATGCGACGAATATTGTAAGAGAAATGGTTACAAAATATGGTTTTTCAATTCTTGGTCCTATTTCAATGGAATCTGATAATAATGAAATGCTTATGGGAGAAGGATTTTTTAAAAGAAAGCCTCTCATAGCAGAATATACTTCTTCTAGAATAGATAATGAGATCATAAAGATTTCTAAAATGTCATTAAATAATTCAATAGAAATACTGCATAAAAATAGAGTTTTACTTGATAAATTAGTTGATATACTTTTAAATCTAGAAACTATAGATAAACAAGTTTTTAAATTAACAACTTCAAAATTGTTGAAAGTTTGA
- a CDS encoding DUF565 domain-containing protein, whose amino-acid sequence MQKTKFSRITYQLNNVLFGFLSDTWRSKSIGLISVLTGYFLFANFITKFISEGKNELIMVPIIIVFIEIIIRIKPSSSSKYYDLWSVVDKLRIGAIYAVILEAFKLGS is encoded by the coding sequence ATGCAAAAAACTAAGTTTTCAAGGATTACCTATCAATTAAATAATGTATTATTTGGTTTTCTTAGTGATACTTGGAGGTCTAAATCTATTGGTCTAATTTCTGTTTTGACTGGTTATTTTTTGTTTGCTAATTTTATTACTAAATTTATATCCGAAGGTAAAAATGAATTAATAATGGTTCCAATAATTATTGTGTTTATTGAAATTATTATAAGAATCAAGCCTTCCTCAAGTTCAAAATATTATGATCTTTGGTCCGTAGTTGATAAATTAAGAATTGGTGCAATCTATGCAGTTATACTTGAAGCATTTAAGTTAGGATCTTAA
- a CDS encoding TMEM165/GDT1 family protein translates to MVLSLLLSTFITVFIAELGDKTQLATLTISGTSNKPLAVFLGSSSALVFASLLGALTGGSISSFLPEVVLKSIASITFFIIGIRLFINSFAIDKEENEDKEKN, encoded by the coding sequence ATGGTTTTAAGTTTATTACTGTCAACATTTATAACCGTTTTCATTGCTGAATTAGGCGACAAAACCCAACTAGCTACTTTAACGATAAGTGGTACTTCAAATAAACCATTAGCTGTTTTTTTAGGATCCTCTTCTGCACTTGTCTTTGCAAGTTTACTCGGAGCATTAACAGGCGGCTCTATCTCAAGTTTTCTACCAGAAGTAGTTCTTAAATCAATAGCCTCCATAACATTTTTTATTATTGGTATCAGGCTATTTATAAATTCATTCGCTATCGACAAAGAAGAAAATGAAGACAAAGAAAAAAATTAG